The nucleotide window CAAATGATCTGCTGAAGCCTTCTTCCGGAGAAATACTTATAAACGGAGAAAAACCGGGAGTTAATTCAAAAAAAATTATTTCTTATCTTCCGGACAAAACATATTTCAGTAATTCTCATAAAATTAATGAGCTTTTTAAACTTTTTTCCGCTTTTTATCCTGACTTCAATGAAGAAAAAGCACGAAAAATGCTCGAAGGATTGAAAATAGATCCTAAAAGCAAATTCAAGACTTTGTCCAAAGGAATGAAAGAAAAAGTACAGCTGCTTTTAGTTATGAGCCGTGATGCCAAACTTTATTTACTGGATGAGCCTATTGCAGGAGTGGATCCCGTAGCAAGAGAATATATTTTAAATACTATTATAAAAAATTATAACAGAGAAGCTTCTATCATTATTTCTACGCATCTTATAAGTGATGTGGAAACTGTTTTGGACGAGGCTGTATTTATAAACAAAGGAA belongs to Pseudoleptotrichia goodfellowii and includes:
- a CDS encoding ABC transporter ATP-binding protein gives rise to the protein MEKPILECKNLTKNYDHETALDNINLTISPGKIVGLLGPNGSGKTTLIKLSNDLLKPSSGEILINGEKPGVNSKKIISYLPDKTYFSNSHKINELFKLFSAFYPDFNEEKARKMLEGLKIDPKSKFKTLSKGMKEKVQLLLVMSRDAKLYLLDEPIAGVDPVAREYILNTIIKNYNREASIIISTHLISDVETVLDEAVFINKGKILLHEDVEKIRTVHNKSVDEYFREVFR